A single genomic interval of Bacteroidota bacterium harbors:
- a CDS encoding putative addiction module antidote protein: MTKTIISRYDVAEHLRTTEEMAAYLDACIEEADGDAAFIAKALGDIARARGMSQIAKETGLSRESLYRSLDGEHIPSFDTILKVTKALGIHLHADPA, encoded by the coding sequence ATGACAAAAACTATCATCAGTCGCTACGATGTAGCGGAGCACTTGAGAACCACCGAAGAAATGGCGGCCTATCTGGATGCCTGCATCGAGGAAGCCGACGGCGATGCGGCCTTCATAGCCAAAGCGCTTGGCGATATTGCCCGTGCGCGTGGCATGTCGCAGATTGCCAAAGAGACCGGACTTTCCCGCGAAAGCCTGTATCGATCCCTGGACGGCGAGCATATCCCTAGTTTCGATACGATTCTCAAGGTAACAAAGGCACTAGGCATTCATCTGCATGCCGAC
- a CDS encoding type II toxin-antitoxin system RelE/ParE family toxin — MVDIKKTDVYARWLDNLRDIRARARVLARVERLAAGNPGDVKSVGEGVSEMRIDYGPGYRVYFTRRGNEIIILLAGGDKSTQDADVKTAQGLARNL; from the coding sequence ATGGTCGATATAAAGAAAACCGATGTTTATGCCCGATGGCTGGACAATCTTCGTGACATTCGGGCTCGTGCACGAGTTTTGGCCAGGGTCGAACGTCTAGCTGCCGGCAATCCGGGTGACGTGAAGTCGGTAGGCGAAGGTGTATCAGAAATGCGCATCGACTATGGCCCCGGTTATCGGGTGTATTTCACTCGACGCGGCAACGAAATCATCATTTTATTGGCCGGTGGCGATAAAAGCACTCAGGATGCCGATGTTAAAACCGCCCAAGGTCTTGCCCGTAACCTTTAG